The sequence GGCTTGTCGTTTAGCAAAGCCGCAAAGTCCGAAGCCGGATCAACAAGATACAAATCGAGTTTGCCAACAAGGGCACGCACTGTCATTAGTTTCCCGGCAATGTAACGGCTGGGCAGACAATGCAATATGCGGTCGCCTTCCTGTAAATCAAAAAAGCGAATGGTGCGCAGTGCGCTGGCAGCCACAAAATCCTTTTTTAGCGTTATTGTTTTGGGCGTTCCGGTACTTCCCGAAGTTTGCACTTCGATGTAATCGTTTGCATTGTACCACTCCGCCAAAAACTCCAGCCAGCTTTGTTTCCACTCGCTATCGGATTTTTGCTGCAGTAATTTTTTTATGCTTTCCGCATGTCCGTTTATGGTAATATGTTCCGGAAACAGCTCCATTACATTTCGAAGGTTTTGGCGGTATTGAACCACAATTTTTCGCCACGAATTTCAAGTGGCGATTCAATGTTATTGGTAAAAAGCCGGCCTGTTCCCAGTCCCTGGTGCATTTTGGTATTTTTTGTAAACGCCCACTGCGCAATGGCATTTAACCCGATATTCGACTCCAGGTACGAAGTAATCCACCAACCAATGGAACGTTCGTTGGCCATTTCTATCCACTCGTCACAACCCGAAATACCACCGTGCAAACTTGGTTTTAACACCAAAAACCGCGGGTGAATAGTTTCGAGTAATTGTATTTTTTCCTCGCGTTCGTTTATGCCAATCAGTTCTTCATCAAGAGCGATGGGCAGGGGAGTGGTTTTGCACAACCTGGCCATTTCCTTCCATTGTCCTGCACCTATCGGTTGTTCGATGGAATGAAGCTGCAACTCCGCAAGCATCTTCAATTTTTCGGGAGCAGATTTGGTGTCAAACGCACCATTTGCATCCACTCGAAGAATAATCTGATCGCTTGAAAAACGCCCTCGGACAGCTTTTAATAGTGCCAATTCCTGATCAAAATCTTTTGCCCCGATCTTAAGTTTGATACATTGAAAACCAGCTGCCAGTTTTTCTTCAATCTGGCCTTGCATGTTCTCAATATCGTTCATCCATATCAATCCGTTGATTGGAATACCTGCTTCTCCAAGAGTGAAAGCTGTTGGGAATAGTTCCCGTTTTCCACCATTTTGCAGATCAAGAAGTGCTGTTTCCAATGCAAATTTCAGAGATGGGAAATCTTGAAGTAAGTCGATTGAACTGATAAAAGGTTGCGGATCGTCGCAGATCTTCTCCAGTTGCTCTTCAACTTGTTCCGGTGTTTCAATGCTTAATCCCGGGAGAGGAGCGCATTCACCAAATCCTGTCACACCATTCACTTTCAAAAACAGATACCAAACTGTGCGTGTTTTTAGCACCCCGCGCGATGTGCCGGCCGGTTGTTTAAAATGTAACTCATATTTTTGGTAGCGCGCTTTTATCATGATAATATCAGTCCGAGCGAGAACAGTAATGTTAATGCCAGAGTTTGCAGTGCCAGTCGTTTTAAAAAGGGATCTAGCTGACGACCGTCTTCTATTCTAAATATTTTTATGAGATCGAAAATTGAAACCGGGAGTACCAAAAGAAACAACCATTGCCATACTGTTTTTTGCTGCTGAACAGTAAAAACGATCAGGGCCAACCAGCCCAGCAAAATTATTGTCGCATGGTAAATTCGGCTTTTCAACGGCCCGAGTTTTACGGCGATGGTAATTTTTCCCGATTGTTTGTCGTTTTCAATGTCGCGGGTGTTGTTCAGGTTTAAAACTCCGGTGCTGAATAATCCCATACTGATTGCCGGTAGCCAAACAGCGGTCTCAATGACATTGTTGTGTAAGTAAAAAACTCCGATTACAGGTAGCAACCCAAAAAACAAAAACACAAACAAATCGCCCAGTCCAATATAACCGTACGATTTTTTGCCTGCCGTATAGAAATAAGCGGCTAACAGTGCCAGTATTCCCAGCCCTATAAATACAAAAAATGCTGTCAAACTGTTGTGCCAAGTTCCTGTAAATACCAAAATAATTCCCAACACAAAGCTTAACCCGGCAACCACAAACATTCCGGATTTCATTTCTTTGATGCTGATTTCTCCGCCTTGCATGGTTCGGGTCGGTCCTAAACGCTGATGGTTGTCGGTGCCCTTTTTAAAATCGCCATAATCGTTGGCAAAGTTGGAGAATACCTGAATAAGCGTTGCGGTGAGCATTGCTAGAATAAAAACAATCCAGCCAAACCCATGCCAAAATGCTGCCAGTGCCGAGCCCATAAGAATCCCCGATAATGCCAGTGGCAGAGTGCGTAATCGTGATGCTTTTACCCAACTTTTTACTGTTGCCATACTTGATACTTGATACTGGATTTTTGATACTCGTAACTCGTGTCCCGTAGCTCGCGACTTTATTACGGGAATTTTGGGTATTTCTTAAAGTCTGGTTTGCGCTTTTCAAGGAAGGCATGTTTTCCTTCTTGTGCTTCCTCGGTAAGGTAATATAGTAAGGTCGCGTTTCCGGCAAACTCCTGAATTCCGATTTGTCCGTCGAGTTCGGCGTTTAATCCAAGCTTTAGCATGCGCAGTGCCAGCGGACTGTGTTCCTGCATTTTTTTTGCCCAGGAAACCACCTCGTCTTCCAGCTGGTCGAACGGAACTACTTTATTTACCAATCCCATTTCAAGTGCCTCCGCAGCCGAGTATTGACGACACATAAACCAGATTTCGCGGGCTTTCTTTTGTCCAACAACACTTGCAAGGTATGACGAACCTAATCCGGCATCGAAACTACCCACTTTGGGTCCGGTCTGTCCAAAGATTGCGTTTTCGCTGGCAATACTAATATCGCAAACCACGTGCAATACATGGCCGCCACCAATGGCATAACCATTCACCATGGCAATTACCGGTTTTGGCATGCTTCGAATTTGTTTCTGAACTTCAAGAATATTGAGGCGCGGAATACCATTTTCGTCGATGTAACCACCGGTTCCTTTTACATTCTGGTCGCCACCCGAGCAAAAAGCTTTGTCGCCTGCACCCGTTAACACAATTACATTTATGCGATTGTCTTCGCGACACAAGTGCAAAGCATCACTGATGTTGTTCACCGTAGTTGGACGGAATGCATTTCGCACCTGCTCTCGGTTGATCGTAATCTTGCCAATTCCATCGTAATAATCGAAAAAGATATCCTCGTATTCTTTAATGGTTTCCCATTGTCGTTTTGTACTCATTGTATGTTGTTTTTATTGTTTTACAAACTTAAAAAGGCCCCGGAATGTTTTTGTATTCAATTCTGCGTCGGTAAAAATTTCCAGGATTGTCGGTTTTTTTCTTGTTGGGGAATACAACTCCACAAGCGAATCTTTTAATTCCTCTTCATTTTCTGCACTTAAATAATCCAGTCCGAAAGTTTGGGCAATACCTTGTGCTTTGAATTTATTTTCGGCAAAAAAGTGCTGTTGAAAAGCGGGGGATTCACCCGGTCCTTTAATCAAACTAAAAATATTTCCACCGCCGTTATTAATTACGATGATTCTGAGATTTTCGTTGACGTAATTGTTCCAAAGTGCATTTGAATCGTAGAAAAACGACAAGTCGCCAATCAACACCGTATTTATCTTTTCAGAAACAGATGCATAACCTACTGCGGTTGACATCGGTCCGTCGATTCCGCTGGTACCCCGGTTACTTAAAAAAGTGATGTGAGGAGCCCAGTCGACAATTAAAGCATAACGCACCGGTGAACTGTTTCCCAGGTGCACACCCGATTTTTTAGGAATGGATTGGCCAATTTCCGCAATCACTTTCAGATCTGAAAACGGGCTTTCTGAAATATAGTTGTCGCGAAGTTGATTGACTTCGTTTTCCTTGGTTGCCCAACGATTCAAATATTCCTGTTCTTTCTCGCTTACTTCAGGAAGTAATTGTGAGAAAAAGGTGGTTGCATTGGTTTGCACAACTTCGGTAAGCGACTGGTAAGTATCGTAATGATCATTGTTTGGCGAAAGGTGCCAGTGTTGGCTGGCTTTATTTTTTCGCAGAAATTGTTTCAGTGCTTTCGAAACAAAATGTCCGCCAAACGTAATCAGAATATCCGGTTGAAAATCAGTAGGTACATCATCTAATATCGCTGCCATCAACGTATCAATACTTCCGCAAAAACTTTCATCGTTAAGGTTTGCCAGGTGTTCTTTTAGTACAACGGCACCGGTTTTTTCTATAAACGTTGCCAGAAGTTTTTCCAATTCCTGATCTGGATTTTGTTGCCCGGCCAAAATCAGTACTTTTTTTGCGGCATTCAATTCCGTAGCTAACTTTTTCAGGGTTGCTTTATCAATCTCTAAAACTGATTTTTTAGTATCGATCGCTTTTATTGTCGGCAACTCTTCGCCCAGCAAATCATGCAACGGTTCTTCCAGCGGAACATTAATATGCACAGGAGCCGGTTTTCCCGAAACAACAGCATTCAGGCACTCGTTTATTTCGCGTGCTGCTTGCCATAATTCCGTTTCCGATTCTTCCAATGGAAGGTTGTATTCCTTTTTTACAAAATTGGAATAGATTCCTTTTTGGTTGATGCACTGGTTTTCGAGCTGGTCGATCCAGTAATCGGGACGATCGGCAGTAATTACTATCAGCGGAATATTCAAATAAT comes from uncultured Draconibacterium sp. and encodes:
- the menC gene encoding o-succinylbenzoate synthase, with translation MIKARYQKYELHFKQPAGTSRGVLKTRTVWYLFLKVNGVTGFGECAPLPGLSIETPEQVEEQLEKICDDPQPFISSIDLLQDFPSLKFALETALLDLQNGGKRELFPTAFTLGEAGIPINGLIWMNDIENMQGQIEEKLAAGFQCIKLKIGAKDFDQELALLKAVRGRFSSDQIILRVDANGAFDTKSAPEKLKMLAELQLHSIEQPIGAGQWKEMARLCKTTPLPIALDEELIGINEREEKIQLLETIHPRFLVLKPSLHGGISGCDEWIEMANERSIGWWITSYLESNIGLNAIAQWAFTKNTKMHQGLGTGRLFTNNIESPLEIRGEKLWFNTAKTFEM
- a CDS encoding 1,4-dihydroxy-2-naphthoate polyprenyltransferase — its product is MATVKSWVKASRLRTLPLALSGILMGSALAAFWHGFGWIVFILAMLTATLIQVFSNFANDYGDFKKGTDNHQRLGPTRTMQGGEISIKEMKSGMFVVAGLSFVLGIILVFTGTWHNSLTAFFVFIGLGILALLAAYFYTAGKKSYGYIGLGDLFVFLFFGLLPVIGVFYLHNNVIETAVWLPAISMGLFSTGVLNLNNTRDIENDKQSGKITIAVKLGPLKSRIYHATIILLGWLALIVFTVQQQKTVWQWLFLLVLPVSIFDLIKIFRIEDGRQLDPFLKRLALQTLALTLLFSLGLILS
- the menB gene encoding 1,4-dihydroxy-2-naphthoyl-CoA synthase, yielding MSTKRQWETIKEYEDIFFDYYDGIGKITINREQVRNAFRPTTVNNISDALHLCREDNRINVIVLTGAGDKAFCSGGDQNVKGTGGYIDENGIPRLNILEVQKQIRSMPKPVIAMVNGYAIGGGHVLHVVCDISIASENAIFGQTGPKVGSFDAGLGSSYLASVVGQKKAREIWFMCRQYSAAEALEMGLVNKVVPFDQLEDEVVSWAKKMQEHSPLALRMLKLGLNAELDGQIGIQEFAGNATLLYYLTEEAQEGKHAFLEKRKPDFKKYPKFP
- the menD gene encoding 2-succinyl-5-enolpyruvyl-6-hydroxy-3-cyclohexene-1-carboxylic-acid synthase, producing the protein MISTKKHVQQLAALLHQKGINDVVISPGSRNGPMINTFAGSGLFNCRNVVDERSAAYFAIGLAQSLKKPVIIVCSSGTATLNYAPAIAEAYYLNIPLIVITADRPDYWIDQLENQCINQKGIYSNFVKKEYNLPLEESETELWQAAREINECLNAVVSGKPAPVHINVPLEEPLHDLLGEELPTIKAIDTKKSVLEIDKATLKKLATELNAAKKVLILAGQQNPDQELEKLLATFIEKTGAVVLKEHLANLNDESFCGSIDTLMAAILDDVPTDFQPDILITFGGHFVSKALKQFLRKNKASQHWHLSPNNDHYDTYQSLTEVVQTNATTFFSQLLPEVSEKEQEYLNRWATKENEVNQLRDNYISESPFSDLKVIAEIGQSIPKKSGVHLGNSSPVRYALIVDWAPHITFLSNRGTSGIDGPMSTAVGYASVSEKINTVLIGDLSFFYDSNALWNNYVNENLRIIVINNGGGNIFSLIKGPGESPAFQQHFFAENKFKAQGIAQTFGLDYLSAENEEELKDSLVELYSPTRKKPTILEIFTDAELNTKTFRGLFKFVKQ